The Deltaproteobacteria bacterium genome includes the window TACACAAAAAGATAACTGGTCTGCATGGCGTCGCCCAGGGCGTCGTGAGCCGGAAAGCGAGGCAGGCCGTATTCCTCGGCCAGATCGGACAGCGTGTAGGAAATCCGGGCATTGAACCGCGCGTAGGGACAGGGCTCACCGCGCTCGCGCCAAAGCATGGCCATGCGCATGGTGTCCAGGCATGGATTGTTCAAAGTCGCGCCCAGATGCTTGCGGCAGGCCCGGTTCAAAAAGCCCATATCCAGGCCGACATGGTGGCCGACAAGAAGGGTTCCCCGGCAAAAATCAATGAAATCGGGTAAAACATCGGCCAGGGGCGGCGCCTGGGCAATGGCCTCGGGCGTGATGCGATGGATGAGGGTGCTGACCTTGGGCAGGGGGATGCCTGGCCGGACCAGGGCCGAAAACCGGCGCCCCGACTCAATGGTCAGACCGCGCACGCGCACCGCGCCAATGGACACGATTTCCCCGCTGCGGGCCGAAAGGCCGGTCAGCTCCGTGTCAAGGGCGGTATAGACGTACTCGGTCAGAGGCCGGGTCTGGTCCAGATCCCGGCACAGGGCGTTATTGGAGGCCAGGGCGGGCAGAACCGACCGGGGCGGCCCAAACAGGCCGCGCACGAAATCCTTCAGTGCGTTCATGCGAAATCCAGCCGGAAAACCTCGGTCAGCACCGCGTGCAGGGCCGAGGTCACGCCAAAGGCCTCGCGCAGGGTTCGCTTTTCCAGGGACGAAAGCGCGCCCGGAT containing:
- a CDS encoding 3'-5' exonuclease → MNALKDFVRGLFGPPRSVLPALASNNALCRDLDQTRPLTEYVYTALDTELTGLSARSGEIVSIGAVRVRGLTIESGRRFSALVRPGIPLPKVSTLIHRITPEAIAQAPPLADVLPDFIDFCRGTLLVGHHVGLDMGFLNRACRKHLGATLNNPCLDTMRMAMLWRERGEPCPYARFNARISYTLSDLAEEYGLPRFPAHDALGDAMQTSYLFV